In Pirellula sp. SH-Sr6A, the DNA window GCCAGCCAAGTCAACCATTGCATCGGGAGCAAGACCGCTTTGTCGATGCTACCTGCCTGTTTCATCAATCCTGGCGACATCACCATGATGACCGTCCCGGGCTATCCGGTCGCAGGCACGCACACTCGCTATTATGGCGGCACGGTACACCGCCTCCCCCTTCTTCCCGAAAACCAGTTCTTCCCAGACTTCTCCCAAGTAACGGATGAAATTTGGGAAAAGACCAAGATGCTGGTGGTCAACTACCCCAACAGCCCGACGGGACAAGTCGCGACACGTGAGTTTTACGAACAAATCATCGAGTTGGCTCGCGAGAAGAAGTTCATCATCGTCCAGGACGCCGCCCACATCTTGCTGACGTTCCAAGGCGAACCGTTGAGCTTCCTCCAAATTCCAGGCGCGATGGACGTGGGGGTGGAAGTCCATTCGATGAGCAAAGGCTTTGATATGATCGGCTGGCGAATTGGGTGGGTTTGCGGAAACGCGAAGATCGTCCAGGCCTTTGCGGATGTCAAAGACAATTGCGACAGCGGTCAGTTCGGAGCGATCCAGCGCGCCGCGATCGCTGGCCTCGACTCCCCTGAAATTCCCGCTCAGATCAACGCGAAGTATCGCCGTCGTTTGAACAAACTGGTCGCATGCCTCCGCGAATGCGGATTCCAATGCGACGTACCTGGCGGAAGCTATTTCCTCTACACGAAGTCGCCAACCGGCGTCGCGGGCGGTCCATCGTTCGCCAATGCCGAGGAAGCATCGCAATACTTCATCACGCAGCACTCGATGGTCACCGTTCCGTGGGATGACGCCGGACCGCATTTGCGATTCTCGGTTACCTACGAAGCGGACAGCGAAGCCGCGGAAGATGCGATGATGGCGGAGACCAAAAAGCGATTGGGAACTCTCCAGTTTACGTTCTAGATCCGCAGCTCCGCGCATGACGTTGCAACCCGCACTTCAACCCATCGTCTGCTGCATCGGCAACCCCGTCGCTGGCAACCCAACGCAGTTCGTGATGTCGCGAGCTGCGAAGGACTGCGGACTGGACTGGCGATTCTTCACATCGCAAGTCGCCGAAGAGAGCTTCGACGCCGCAGTACGCGGAGTCCAAGCGCTCGGGATGCAAGGCTTGGTAGTACTGGAACCGTTCCAGTCGCTTATCATTCCCAAACTCGATACGGTCACGCAGTCCGCGCTTCGACTCCAACGAGTGACCGTGGCCCGATCCGATGGGAATTCTTGGCTGGGGGACAATCTCTTCCCAACCGCTATTTGGCAAGCCATCGACAACGCGGCTCCGAAACAACTGGATGCACCGATCCTGCCTGAAAAACGCGAGTTCGCGTCGGATTCGGTATCGGACGTCGAGGTGCCTGCTAAGATTGCGAGAACGCTGTTCGTCGGATCAGAATCTCTCTTCGACTCGCTGGTCATGTCGCGACCTCGACTGGAATGCGAGATGGAAAGGTGGATTCCCGGAACAAGTCTAAGCACCGATGAAAAGTTTGACTCGGAGGGAGCCGCAGCATGGTCGGCCGTCGTCTTTGAACGCGTCCCCGATTTAGCCACTTCCAAGGCTCTATTGGGTTTGAGTTGGGGGGATTCTCCTCGGATTGCCTGTTTGGACGCCTCCTTCTCTTCCGAAGGGCGAAAAGCGAGGGAGCAGTTCTTAAATCGTGGTTTTCTGGCTATCGAGCCAGTAGAATGGATGGTCTGCGAAGCGATGGCGAACTTCGCGTTTTGGACGGGAGTTACTCCCCCGGTTGACGGCATCCGTGAATCCCTTGAGGAATATTTGCAGTGGTGATCGTATCGAGACGTCAGTGGTTGCAGCGAGCTTCGAATGGCTTCGGTGCTATAGCCTTGGCGGCGATGCTTCAAAAGCATGGTTTATCATCGAGTCGCGGTAACCACCCGCTGCACCATCCCGCAAAAGCCAAGAGCATCATCTTTCTCTACATGGACGGTGGGCCTTCGCAGGTCGACACCTTCGATCCCAAGCCACTACTGACCGAACACCACGGAAAGAACCCCGCTGATTTCTTCAAGGTAGCACCGACCCAGTTCAACAACAATGGCACGGTTCTCGGAACTCCTTGGACCTTTCAGAAGCATGGCGAATCGGGCATCGAGGTCAGCTCGCTCTTTCCACACGTCGCCAAACAAGTGGACTCGCTAGCGGTCGTCCGATCGATGACTTCCCAGTTTCCCGAGCACACGTTCGCCAATTACTTCCTGCATACGGGAAGCGGCTTGCAAGGAAGACCGAGCATGGGAGCTTGGGTGACCTATGGGTTGGGCAGTGAGAACGAGAACCTTCCTGGATTCGTTGTCCTTAACGGCGGACTCACACCGCCCGGCGGCCTCGACTGCTTTGGCAACGGCTTCTTGGCGGCCACCTATCAAGGCTCGGTACTGCGTCCGAATGGCCAGAGCGTCGCGAACGTGACTCCGTTGGAGAAGTCGCCCGAGCGTCAGCGCAGGAAATTAGAGTTGCTGCAGACGCTCGACCACGAGACGCGAGACTTCTTTGGAAAGAGCGACCCGGTCGAATCCGCGATCGCCAATTATGAACTTGCATTTCGCATGCAGGCAGAAATCCCTAAGCTCTGTGATATTAGTCAAGAAACGGCTCACACCCAGCGCATGTATGGACTGGATGCCGAATACGAGCCCACTCGTATTTTCGGTCGAGAGTGCCTTCTCGCGAGAAGATTGGTGGAGCAAGGAGTTCGGTTTGTCGAGCTGACTTGTCCCAACGTCGGTCAAGACCGCTGGGATCAGCACAGCAAATTAAAAGAAGGGCATGAGTCCAACGCGCGAGCCGTCGATCAACCGATCGGTGCTCTTTTGCAAGACCTCCGAGACCGAGGCATGCTCGATTCCACCCTCGTGGTGTGGGCAGGCGAATTTGGACGAACTCCTTTTGCGCAAGGCGCCGATGGTCGCGACCATAACCCGTTTGGATTCACCATCTGGATGGCAGGTGGCGGGGTCAAGGGTGGTACGATCTACGGCGAAACCGACGAATGGGGTTACCACGCGATCCGTGACAAGTGCGAGATGCATGATCTCCACGCAACGATGCTTCATTTGCTGGGGATCGATCACACCAAGTCAACGTTTCGATTTGGCGGCCGCGACATGCGATTAACGGACGTTCACGGCAACGTCTTGCAAGGAATATTAGCTTAAACGGTCGTGGGATTCCGATTCCACCACACCAAGCACTGGATTCATCGGAAC includes these proteins:
- a CDS encoding LL-diaminopimelate aminotransferase — its product is MATISEPIASADPYFQELFADRIGGLSYGKGNEIYKFEKIKRAKRKALADYPNRTLLDFGIGENDSMANTKVREQMAVQINRPENRGYMDNGTADFKEAVARFMKRQFGVELDAASQVNHCIGSKTALSMLPACFINPGDITMMTVPGYPVAGTHTRYYGGTVHRLPLLPENQFFPDFSQVTDEIWEKTKMLVVNYPNSPTGQVATREFYEQIIELAREKKFIIVQDAAHILLTFQGEPLSFLQIPGAMDVGVEVHSMSKGFDMIGWRIGWVCGNAKIVQAFADVKDNCDSGQFGAIQRAAIAGLDSPEIPAQINAKYRRRLNKLVACLRECGFQCDVPGGSYFLYTKSPTGVAGGPSFANAEEASQYFITQHSMVTVPWDDAGPHLRFSVTYEADSEAAEDAMMAETKKRLGTLQFTF
- a CDS encoding DUF1501 domain-containing protein gives rise to the protein MLQKHGLSSSRGNHPLHHPAKAKSIIFLYMDGGPSQVDTFDPKPLLTEHHGKNPADFFKVAPTQFNNNGTVLGTPWTFQKHGESGIEVSSLFPHVAKQVDSLAVVRSMTSQFPEHTFANYFLHTGSGLQGRPSMGAWVTYGLGSENENLPGFVVLNGGLTPPGGLDCFGNGFLAATYQGSVLRPNGQSVANVTPLEKSPERQRRKLELLQTLDHETRDFFGKSDPVESAIANYELAFRMQAEIPKLCDISQETAHTQRMYGLDAEYEPTRIFGRECLLARRLVEQGVRFVELTCPNVGQDRWDQHSKLKEGHESNARAVDQPIGALLQDLRDRGMLDSTLVVWAGEFGRTPFAQGADGRDHNPFGFTIWMAGGGVKGGTIYGETDEWGYHAIRDKCEMHDLHATMLHLLGIDHTKSTFRFGGRDMRLTDVHGNVLQGILA